A window of the Ochotona princeps isolate mOchPri1 chromosome 30, mOchPri1.hap1, whole genome shotgun sequence genome harbors these coding sequences:
- the MLH1 gene encoding DNA mismatch repair protein Mlh1, with translation MSLVAGVIRRLDETVVNRIAAGEVIQRPANAIKEMIENCLDAKSTSIQVVVKEGGLKCIQIQDNGTGIRKEDLEIVCERFTTSKLQSFEDLASISTYGFRGEALASISHVAHVTITTKTSDGKCAYRASYSDGKLKAPPKPCAGNQGTQITVEDLFYNIATRRKALKNPSEEYGKILEVVGRYSIHNSGISFSVKKQGETVADVRTLPGATTVDNIRSIFGNAVSRELIEVGCEDQTLAFKMNGYISNANYSVKKCIFLLFINHRLVESASLKKAIETVYAAYLPKNTHPFLYLSLEISPQNVDVNVHPTKHEVHFLHEESIVARVQQHVEGKLLGSNASRTYFTQTLLPGLAGPSEDTVKATTSASSAASGSGDKVYAHHMVRTDSREQKLEAFLQPVSRPPASRPQTSVPEDETERPGGRVRPQDKETPEPPAPAEAAAKDESVRGDAPRGMEASEERGAASSLGLPRKRCREDADVEMMEDGSRKEMTAASTPRRRVINLTSVLSLREEISERGHETLREMLRNYSFVGCVNPQWALAQHQTKLYLLNTTKLSEELFYQILIHDFANFGVLRLSEPAPLFDLAMLALDSPESGWTEEDGPKEGLAEYIVEFLKKKAEMLADYFSLEIDEAGNLIGLPLLIDNYVPPLEGLPIFILRLATEVNWDEEKECFESLSKECAMFYSVRKQYVSEDSTLSGQQSQLPTSSAKPWKWTVEHVVYKAFRSHLLPPKHFTEDGNILQLANLPDLYRVFERC, from the exons TTTAGATGCAAAATCCACAAGTATTCAAGTTGTTGTGAAAGAAGGCGGCCTGAAATGCATTCAGATCCAAGACAATGGTACAGGCATCCGG AAGGAAGATCTGGAGATTGTGTGTGAGCGATTCACCACCAGCAAACTGCAGTCCTTTGAGGATTTGGCCAGCATCTCCACCTATGGCTTCCGGGGGGAG GCTCTGGCCAGCATCAGCCACGTGGCTCATGTTACAATCACCACGAAAACAAGCGACGGAAAGTGTGCGTACAG AGCAAGCTACTCCGACGGCAAGCTGAAAGCTCCTCCCAAGCCGTGTGCAGGCAACCAGGGCACGCAGATCACG gtggaggacctATTTTACAACATAGCCACGAGGAGGAAGGCTTTAAAAAATCCAAGTGAAGAGTACGGCAAAATCCTGGAAGTTGTTGGCAG gtacTCCATACACAATTCAGGCATTAGTTTCTCAGTTAAGAAA CAAGGGGAGACCGTAGCTGATGTCAGAACGTTACCTGGCGCCACGACCGTGGACAACATCCGCTCCATCTTTGGAAACGCCGTCAGTAG AGAACTAATAGAAGTTGGCTGCGAGGATCAAACCCTTGCTTTCAAGATGAACGGCTACATATCCAATGCGAACTACTCTGTGAAGAAGTGCATATTCCTGCTCTTCATTAACC ATCGCCTGGTAGAATCAGCGTCCTTGAAGAAAGCCATAGAAACGGTGTATGCAGCCTATTTGCCCAAAAACACACACCCGTTCCTGTACCTCAG TCTAGAAATCAGCCCCCAGAACGTGGATGTCAACGTGCACCCCACAAAGCACGAAGTGCACTTCCTGCACGAGGAGAGCATCGTGGCGCGGGTCCAGCAGCACGTGGAGGGCAAGCTGCTGGGCTCCAACGCCTCCCGCACGTACTTCACCCAG acttTGCTGCCAGGACTTGCTGGCCCTTCTGAGGACACGGTGAAAGCCACGACCAGCGCGAGCTCCGCTGCCTCTGGAAGTGGCGACAAGGTCTATGCCCATCACATGGTCCGGACGGATTCCAGGGAGCAAAAGCTCGAAGCCTTTCTGCAGCCGGTCAGCAGGCCCCCCGCAAGTCGGCCTCAGACCAGCGTCCCGGAGGACGAGACAGAGCGGCCCGGCGGCAGGGTCAGGCCGCAGGACAAGGAGACGCCCGAGCCCCCGGCCCCTGCCGAAGCAGCAGCCAAGGATGAGAGCGTGCGGGGGGATGCGCCCAGGGGGATGGAAGCATCGGAGGAGAGAGGAGCTGCCTCCAGCCTAGGCCTCCCCAG AAAGCGATGTCGGGAAGATGCTGATGTGGAAATGATGGAGGATGGGTCCCGGAAGGAGATGACAGCAGCATCCACTCCCCGGAGAAGGGTCATCAACCTCACCAGCGTTTTGAGTCTCCGGGAAGAAATCAGTGAGCGCGGCCACGAGA CTCTCCGGGAGATGCTGCGAAACTACTCCTTCGTGGGCTGTGTGAATCCTCAGTGGGCCTTGGCACAGCATCAAACCAAGTTATACCTCCTCAACACCACCAAACTTAG tgaaGAGCTGTTCTACCAGATTCTCATTCATGATTTTGCCAATTTTGGTGTTCTGAGGCTGTCG GAGCCGGCCCCGCTCTTCGACCTCGCCATGCTCGCCCTGGACAGTCCCGAGAGCGGCTGGACCGAGGAGGACGGTCCCAAGGAGGGACTTGCCGAATACATCGTTGAGTTTCTGAAGAAGAAGGCGGAGATGCTCGCGGACTATTTCTCCTTGGAAATTGATGAG GCCGGGAACCTGATCGGATTGCCCCTTCTGATTGACAACTACGTGCCCCCCTTGGAGGGCCTGCCCATCTTCATCCTTCGACTGGCCACCGAG GTCAACTGGGATGAGGAGAAGGAGTGCTTCGAGAGCCTCAGTAAAGAATGCGCCATGTTTTACTCAGTCCGGAAGCAGTACGTATCAGAGGACTCGACCCTGTCGGGCCAGCAG AGCCAGCTCCCTACATCCTCTGCCAAGCCCTGGAAGTGGACGGTGGAACACGTCGTCTATAAGGCCTTCCgctcacacctgctgcctccaaagcACTTCACTGAAGATGGAAACATCCTGCAGCTTGCTAACCTGCCTGACCTCTACAGAGTCTTCGAGAGGTGTTAA